From the genome of Papilio machaon chromosome 9, ilPapMach1.1, whole genome shotgun sequence, one region includes:
- the LOC106711501 gene encoding trypsin-1 isoform X2: MCRWRLVVLQVLLVATVHGRKIGSSEQTIDNDVSHGNRSSRFLFDAIFGLEVPLFDEQSVEEEEEDDSQTKDCSCECNGPNQENRIVGGSPASANRYPWMARIVYDGQFHCGASLLTKDYVLTAAHCVRKLKRSKIRVILGDHDQTITSESAAIMRAVNTIVRHRGFDADSYNNDIALLKLRKPVNFSRIIKPVCLPPVGTEPAGKEGIVVGWGRTSEGGQLPAVVQEVKVPILSLNQCRGMKYRASRITSNMLCAGRASTDSCQGDSGGPLLVQQGDKYQIVGIVSWGVGCGRPGYPGVYTRITRYLSWLRANLRDSCLCGN, from the exons ATGTGCCGATGGAGATTGGTGGTGCTACAAGTGCTGCTCGTTGCTACTGTCCACGGCAGGAAGATAGGCTCATCAGAGCAGACCATCGACAATGAT GTGTCACATGGGAATAGGTCGTCGCGGTTTCTTTTCGACGCTATATTTGGATTAGAAGTCCCTCTGTTTGATGAACAAAGCGTCGAAGAAGAAGAGGAAGATGACTCTCAAACCAAGGATTGTTCGTGCG AATGTAACGGTCCAAATCAAGAGAATCGTATCGTCGGTGGGTCTCCGGCGAGCGCCAACCGATATCCTTGGATGGCAAGGATAGTGTATGACGGGCAGTTCCATTGCGGTGCATCTCTACTCACCAAGGACTATGTACTCACTGCGGCGCATTGCGTTAGGAA ATTAAAGAGGTCGAAGATCCGAGTAATCTTAGGCGACCACGATCAGACAATAACAAGCGAGAGCGCAGCCATCATGCGCGCTGTGAACACCATTGTCCGACATCGCGGCTTTGACGCTGATTCCTACAATAACGATATCGCACTACTCAAGCTACGGAAACCAGTCAACTTCTCGAGAATCATCAAGCCAGTTTGCTTACCGCCCGTTG gcaCGGAACCAGCGGGTAAAGAAGGCATAGTAGTCGGTTGGGGCCGTACTTCCGAAGGTGGTCAGTTGCCGGCGGTCGTGCAAGAAGTCAAAGTGCCGATACTTTCACTGAACCAGTGCCGCGGCATGAAGTACCGCGCGTCGAGGATCACCAGCAACATGCTGTGCGCCGGCCGCGCCTCCACCGACTCCTGCCAGGGCGACAGCGGCGGACCTTTGCTCGTACAACAAGGGGACAAGTATCAGATTGTTG GTATAGTATCGTGGGGTGTCGGCTGCGGTCGTCCGGGATACCCTGGCGTGTACACAAGGATAACTCGCTATCTCTCCTGGCTCCGAGCTAATCTCCGAGACTCTTGTTTATGTGGAAATTGA
- the LOC106711501 gene encoding trypsin-1 isoform X1 translates to MCRWRLVVLQVLLVATVHGRKIGSSEQTIDNDVSHGNRSSRFLFDAIFGLEVPLFDEQSVEEEEEDDSQTKDCSCECGRANPLPRKMECNGPNQENRIVGGSPASANRYPWMARIVYDGQFHCGASLLTKDYVLTAAHCVRKLKRSKIRVILGDHDQTITSESAAIMRAVNTIVRHRGFDADSYNNDIALLKLRKPVNFSRIIKPVCLPPVGTEPAGKEGIVVGWGRTSEGGQLPAVVQEVKVPILSLNQCRGMKYRASRITSNMLCAGRASTDSCQGDSGGPLLVQQGDKYQIVGIVSWGVGCGRPGYPGVYTRITRYLSWLRANLRDSCLCGN, encoded by the exons ATGTGCCGATGGAGATTGGTGGTGCTACAAGTGCTGCTCGTTGCTACTGTCCACGGCAGGAAGATAGGCTCATCAGAGCAGACCATCGACAATGAT GTGTCACATGGGAATAGGTCGTCGCGGTTTCTTTTCGACGCTATATTTGGATTAGAAGTCCCTCTGTTTGATGAACAAAGCGTCGAAGAAGAAGAGGAAGATGACTCTCAAACCAAGGATTGTTCGTGCG AATGCGGCAGAGCGAACCCACTACCTAGAAAGATGG AATGTAACGGTCCAAATCAAGAGAATCGTATCGTCGGTGGGTCTCCGGCGAGCGCCAACCGATATCCTTGGATGGCAAGGATAGTGTATGACGGGCAGTTCCATTGCGGTGCATCTCTACTCACCAAGGACTATGTACTCACTGCGGCGCATTGCGTTAGGAA ATTAAAGAGGTCGAAGATCCGAGTAATCTTAGGCGACCACGATCAGACAATAACAAGCGAGAGCGCAGCCATCATGCGCGCTGTGAACACCATTGTCCGACATCGCGGCTTTGACGCTGATTCCTACAATAACGATATCGCACTACTCAAGCTACGGAAACCAGTCAACTTCTCGAGAATCATCAAGCCAGTTTGCTTACCGCCCGTTG gcaCGGAACCAGCGGGTAAAGAAGGCATAGTAGTCGGTTGGGGCCGTACTTCCGAAGGTGGTCAGTTGCCGGCGGTCGTGCAAGAAGTCAAAGTGCCGATACTTTCACTGAACCAGTGCCGCGGCATGAAGTACCGCGCGTCGAGGATCACCAGCAACATGCTGTGCGCCGGCCGCGCCTCCACCGACTCCTGCCAGGGCGACAGCGGCGGACCTTTGCTCGTACAACAAGGGGACAAGTATCAGATTGTTG GTATAGTATCGTGGGGTGTCGGCTGCGGTCGTCCGGGATACCCTGGCGTGTACACAAGGATAACTCGCTATCTCTCCTGGCTCCGAGCTAATCTCCGAGACTCTTGTTTATGTGGAAATTGA